The proteins below are encoded in one region of Mycobacterium pseudokansasii:
- a CDS encoding 4a-hydroxytetrahydrobiopterin dehydratase produces the protein MAVLTDEQVDAALPGLNGWERVDGVLRRSVKFPAFLDGIDAVRRVADHAEAKNHHPDINIRWRTVTFMLVTHSEGGITQNDIDMARDIDAIVGS, from the coding sequence ATGGCTGTGTTAACCGATGAGCAAGTAGACGCGGCACTGCCCGGCCTCAACGGCTGGGAACGCGTCGATGGGGTTCTCCGCCGGTCGGTCAAGTTTCCGGCGTTCTTGGACGGCATCGACGCGGTACGGCGGGTGGCCGATCACGCCGAAGCCAAGAATCATCATCCCGATATCAATATCCGTTGGCGAACAGTGACTTTCATGCTCGTGACGCATTCCGAGGGCGGGATTACGCAGAACGACATCGACATGGCACGCGATATCGACGCAATCGTCGGGAGCTAG
- a CDS encoding glycine-rich domain-containing protein, translating into MSQPRNIPTPTGDVSGSIEEFRSGAASGSAVLDGRWGQALTFEAPYVLDRLLSEGVVDTREQAQELFSETKKYLILCELNPDTAIGMYSGLVDAAWHAFILFTAAYIEYGQRFFGRYLAHTPAVVESGPSVGAGDRRGRLREKSTFLDFRRRYETLFQHALPDVWYDERCISPSRRMIREDRVGPLSLTHHDGCVELCRPDGTSLVSVNELAYPALQFILATSVFYVRELPGGLTEEEKVGLSQALARCGALRIVA; encoded by the coding sequence ATGTCTCAACCACGTAATATTCCGACCCCGACGGGCGATGTTTCCGGTTCGATCGAGGAATTCCGCAGCGGCGCCGCATCGGGCAGTGCGGTGCTTGATGGCAGGTGGGGTCAGGCGCTGACGTTTGAGGCGCCCTACGTGCTTGATCGGCTGCTGAGCGAAGGTGTTGTGGATACCCGCGAACAGGCGCAGGAATTGTTCAGCGAAACCAAGAAATATTTGATTTTGTGTGAGCTGAACCCGGACACGGCTATTGGTATGTATTCGGGGTTAGTCGACGCCGCCTGGCATGCGTTTATTTTGTTCACCGCAGCATATATCGAGTATGGCCAACGGTTTTTTGGTCGCTATCTGGCTCACACCCCCGCCGTTGTCGAGTCCGGGCCCTCCGTTGGGGCTGGGGACCGCCGTGGACGGCTCAGGGAGAAGTCGACGTTCCTTGACTTCCGCCGCCGCTACGAAACACTCTTCCAACACGCGCTGCCGGATGTCTGGTACGACGAGCGTTGCATCAGCCCGAGCCGGCGGATGATCCGCGAGGATCGGGTCGGCCCACTAAGTCTGACCCACCACGACGGCTGCGTCGAATTGTGCCGCCCGGACGGTACCAGCCTGGTCAGCGTCAACGAGCTGGCTTACCCCGCATTGCAATTCATCCTCGCCACCAGCGTCTTCTACGTCCGGGAACTGCCAGGGGGGCTCACCGAGGAGGAAAAGGTGGGCCTCAGCCAGGCGCTCGCCCGATGCGGCGCTCTCAGAATTGTGGCCTGA
- a CDS encoding class I SAM-dependent methyltransferase: MTGATVQHPLFARIWPIIAAHEAEAVRDLRRENLAGLSGRVLEVGAGVGTNFAYYPQTVTQVVAVEPEPHLTAKARAAAVDAPIPVLVIGDTAEHFSAGGSFDAVVCSLVLCSVNDPVGVLRHLRSLLRPGGQLRYLEHVASAGVRGRFQQFVDATFWPRLAGNCHTHRHTERAIVAAGFDVDAARREWTLPAWAPLPVAELALGRARRPLG; this comes from the coding sequence ATGACAGGCGCCACAGTGCAGCACCCGTTGTTCGCCCGCATCTGGCCCATCATCGCAGCCCACGAAGCCGAGGCGGTACGAGACCTGCGCCGGGAGAATCTGGCCGGCCTGTCGGGCCGGGTACTGGAAGTCGGTGCCGGTGTCGGGACGAACTTCGCCTACTACCCGCAGACCGTGACGCAGGTCGTGGCCGTGGAGCCAGAGCCGCACTTGACGGCCAAAGCCCGCGCCGCGGCCGTGGATGCGCCAATTCCCGTGCTGGTGATCGGCGATACGGCGGAGCACTTCAGCGCCGGTGGGTCCTTCGACGCGGTGGTCTGCTCGCTGGTGCTCTGTTCGGTGAACGACCCGGTTGGGGTGCTGCGACATCTGCGCTCATTGCTACGGCCGGGTGGGCAGTTGCGGTATCTCGAGCACGTAGCCAGTGCCGGTGTCCGCGGCCGGTTTCAGCAGTTCGTCGACGCGACATTCTGGCCGCGGCTGGCCGGCAACTGCCACACCCATCGCCATACCGAGCGCGCGATTGTCGCCGCGGGATTCGACGTGGACGCCGCACGACGGGAGTGGACACTGCCGGCGTGGGCGCCGTTGCCGGTGGCGGAGTTGGCGCTGGGCCGGGCTCGGCGTCCGCTGGGGTGA
- a CDS encoding GntR family transcriptional regulator, producing MELRDWLRIDVKAGKPLFDQLRTQVIDGVRAGALPPGTRLPTVRDLAGQLGVAANTVARAYRELESAAIVETRGRFGTFISRFDPTDAAMAAAAREYVEVARALGLTKSDAMRYLTNVPD from the coding sequence GTGGAGCTGCGCGACTGGTTACGGATCGATGTGAAGGCGGGCAAGCCGCTGTTCGACCAGCTCAGGACCCAAGTGATCGACGGGGTGCGAGCCGGTGCGTTACCACCGGGAACCCGGCTGCCGACAGTGCGCGACCTGGCCGGCCAGCTCGGGGTTGCCGCCAATACGGTGGCCCGCGCCTACCGGGAGTTGGAGTCGGCGGCGATCGTCGAAACGCGCGGGCGCTTCGGTACTTTCATCTCCCGGTTCGACCCGACTGACGCCGCGATGGCCGCCGCGGCCAGGGAATACGTGGAAGTCGCTCGCGCACTGGGCCTGACCAAGTCCGACGCGATGCGTTATCTCACGAACGTGCCCGACTGA
- a CDS encoding alpha/beta fold hydrolase, producing MPELQGAHCAALVVPENRRKPGGHTLRLAVAVVPSETQPAAADPIVFITGGPGEDAIMDPPIAEGVGLNHNRDLILLSQRGNRSSQPALTCPEIDRFFARRVRLRYDAATTGDEYVQAVKACHDRLAGDADLSAFNSTESAYDLIDLRNALHVNQWNVFSHSYGTDLALIYSRLDAPAIRSLALDGMTPPSIASPGWTWSSAREAFDNMMSACTVQPACQSHYPNLADTFVRLVNELEANPVTATVHAEGAGDTNVVLDGGALLNWMVPLGTHFPAEMPAAIDELVHGNPARIAQRWASAWENPGRVGLMGWGLTLSIWCSEWVPFESEDDQLRAARQAFAALPDSVRAQAPQLPFLRQACAAWNVPKASDWVRGVSAGDFPALVLSGSYDGQTAPQSGQYVAQRLSHATSVTVPGAAHGIYADRCGAAIIASFFDAPRQPDTSCVNSTQPPPYAISPPPP from the coding sequence GTGCCGGAGCTGCAAGGCGCCCATTGCGCGGCGCTGGTGGTCCCCGAAAATCGCCGCAAACCCGGCGGGCACACGCTGCGCCTGGCGGTCGCCGTCGTCCCGTCGGAAACCCAGCCCGCGGCCGCCGACCCGATCGTCTTCATCACCGGCGGACCGGGCGAGGACGCCATCATGGATCCGCCGATCGCCGAGGGCGTGGGGCTCAACCACAATCGCGATCTGATCCTGTTGTCGCAGCGCGGTAATCGATCGTCACAACCCGCACTGACCTGCCCCGAAATCGACCGCTTCTTCGCTCGTCGGGTGCGCCTGCGGTATGACGCGGCCACCACCGGCGACGAGTATGTGCAGGCGGTCAAGGCCTGCCACGACCGACTGGCCGGTGACGCAGACCTGTCGGCCTTCAATTCCACCGAGAGCGCCTACGATCTCATAGATCTGCGCAACGCGCTGCACGTCAACCAGTGGAATGTGTTCTCCCACTCCTACGGCACCGACCTGGCCTTGATCTACTCACGGCTGGACGCACCGGCCATCCGGTCGCTGGCCCTCGACGGGATGACCCCGCCGTCAATAGCGAGTCCGGGGTGGACCTGGAGCAGCGCCCGGGAAGCATTCGACAACATGATGAGCGCCTGCACGGTCCAACCGGCATGCCAGTCGCACTATCCCAACCTCGCGGACACTTTCGTTCGGCTGGTCAATGAGCTCGAGGCGAATCCGGTTACCGCCACCGTCCATGCCGAAGGGGCCGGTGATACCAACGTGGTGCTCGACGGCGGCGCACTGCTGAACTGGATGGTCCCTCTGGGAACGCACTTTCCGGCCGAGATGCCCGCCGCGATTGACGAACTTGTGCATGGCAATCCGGCGCGTATTGCCCAGCGTTGGGCGTCGGCTTGGGAGAATCCCGGCAGGGTCGGGCTGATGGGCTGGGGCCTGACGCTGAGCATCTGGTGCAGCGAATGGGTGCCGTTCGAGTCCGAAGACGACCAACTGCGGGCCGCCCGACAGGCTTTCGCGGCGCTGCCCGATTCGGTTCGCGCCCAGGCGCCGCAACTCCCGTTCCTGCGCCAGGCCTGCGCGGCCTGGAATGTGCCCAAGGCGTCCGATTGGGTGCGCGGGGTCAGCGCGGGCGACTTCCCGGCGCTGGTGCTATCGGGCAGCTATGACGGGCAGACCGCTCCGCAATCGGGTCAGTATGTAGCCCAACGTCTTTCGCATGCCACGTCGGTGACCGTCCCAGGCGCTGCCCACGGCATTTACGCCGATCGCTGTGGCGCGGCCATCATCGCGTCGTTCTTCGACGCCCCACGGCAGCCGGACACCAGCTGTGTCAACTCGACGCAGCCGCCGCCCTATGCCATCAGCCCACCGCCACCGTGA
- a CDS encoding DUF1697 domain-containing protein: MTRYAAFLRGVNVGGVNLKMADVAAALTDAGFADVRTVVASGNVLLESSFGAAHVRATAEAALRERFGYDAWVLVYDLDTVRAIDERYPFERGVDGYQSYVTFVSDTAVLDELAALEGSPEEKISRGDGVVYWQVPKGSTLNSAIGQTMGKKRYKSSTTTRNLRTLDKVLK, from the coding sequence ATGACTCGGTACGCGGCATTCCTGCGCGGCGTCAATGTCGGGGGCGTGAACCTGAAGATGGCCGACGTCGCCGCGGCATTGACCGACGCCGGGTTCGCCGACGTGCGTACCGTCGTGGCCAGCGGCAACGTCCTGCTCGAGTCATCCTTCGGTGCCGCGCACGTGCGCGCGACGGCCGAGGCCGCCTTGCGCGAGCGGTTCGGCTACGACGCGTGGGTGTTGGTCTACGACCTCGATACCGTGCGCGCCATCGACGAGCGGTACCCGTTCGAGCGGGGGGTCGACGGATACCAGTCGTATGTCACGTTTGTCAGCGACACCGCGGTGCTCGACGAATTGGCGGCGCTGGAAGGTAGCCCCGAGGAGAAAATCAGTCGCGGTGACGGTGTCGTTTACTGGCAGGTACCCAAGGGAAGCACATTGAACAGCGCCATCGGCCAAACCATGGGTAAGAAGCGCTACAAATCGTCGACCACCACCCGCAACCTGCGAACACTGGACAAGGTGCTGAAATAA
- a CDS encoding class I SAM-dependent methyltransferase — translation MTPADEAAQQKVSLTGVFETALLTLNARAAEARRSDPIIEDPMAVALVDSIDFDFAKFGPTRQDIALRAQAFDAAALSYLGRHPSATVVALAEGLQTSFWRLDAALPDSRFRWLTVDLTPIIDIRRRLLPTPARVSVCAQSALDYSWMDCVDSSAGVFITAEGLLMYLQPEQALELISECARKFPGGQMLFDLPPRWFTFFSRLGIRTSLRYTIPPMPFSMSVGQAAELVDTVPGIRAVRDVPLPTGRGFVVNAALSTVYRTRFLDALRPCLTLLEFG, via the coding sequence ATAACCCCCGCCGACGAAGCCGCCCAACAGAAAGTCAGCCTCACCGGAGTCTTCGAGACCGCCCTGCTAACGCTGAATGCCAGGGCCGCGGAGGCCCGCCGCAGCGACCCGATCATCGAGGACCCGATGGCCGTCGCCCTGGTCGATTCCATCGACTTCGACTTCGCGAAGTTCGGCCCCACCCGCCAGGACATCGCGTTGCGGGCCCAAGCCTTCGACGCCGCGGCCCTGTCCTATCTCGGCCGGCATCCGTCGGCCACGGTGGTGGCGCTGGCAGAAGGTCTGCAAACCAGCTTCTGGCGTTTGGACGCCGCTCTTCCGGACAGCCGATTCCGTTGGCTCACAGTTGATCTGACGCCGATCATCGATATCCGTAGGCGGCTGCTGCCGACGCCTGCCCGGGTGTCGGTGTGCGCCCAGTCCGCGCTGGATTACAGCTGGATGGACTGCGTCGACTCATCCGCCGGGGTGTTCATCACCGCGGAGGGGCTGCTGATGTACCTGCAGCCTGAACAGGCGCTGGAGCTGATCAGCGAGTGCGCGCGAAAATTCCCGGGCGGTCAGATGCTCTTCGACCTGCCGCCGCGCTGGTTCACCTTCTTCAGCCGACTCGGCATCCGGACGTCGCTGCGCTACACGATTCCGCCGATGCCGTTCAGCATGTCCGTCGGACAGGCCGCGGAGTTGGTGGACACGGTGCCGGGCATCCGCGCGGTTCGCGACGTGCCGTTGCCCACGGGACGCGGCTTCGTTGTCAACGCCGCACTGTCGACGGTCTACCGCACGCGGTTCTTAGATGCCCTGCGCCCGTGCCTGACTCTGCTGGAGTTCGGCTGA
- a CDS encoding NAD-dependent deacylase has product MRVTVLSGAGISAESGVPTFRDDKNGLWARFDPYELSSTQGWESNPERVWGWYLWRHYLVATVEPNEGHRAIADWQAAADVTVVTQNVDDLHERAGSTPVHHLHGSLFEFRCARCGMPYTEALPVMTEPAIEVEPPVCRCGGLIRPDIVWFGEALPEGPWQHAVAATEAADVVVVVGTSAIVYPAAGLPELALARGIPVIEVNPEPTPLSRGATICVRQSASRALPGLLQRLPALLT; this is encoded by the coding sequence ATGCGAGTGACGGTGCTCAGCGGGGCGGGGATCTCGGCGGAAAGCGGCGTACCGACCTTTCGTGACGACAAGAACGGATTGTGGGCCCGTTTCGACCCCTACGAGCTGTCCAGCACACAAGGATGGGAGAGCAACCCCGAGCGGGTGTGGGGCTGGTATCTATGGCGCCACTACCTGGTGGCCACGGTCGAACCCAACGAGGGTCATCGCGCGATCGCCGACTGGCAGGCCGCGGCCGACGTCACCGTCGTCACCCAGAACGTCGACGACCTGCACGAGCGTGCCGGTAGCACACCAGTGCACCACCTGCACGGCAGCCTTTTTGAATTCCGTTGTGCCCGTTGCGGTATGCCTTACACCGAGGCGCTGCCGGTGATGACCGAACCGGCTATTGAGGTGGAGCCGCCGGTCTGCCGCTGCGGCGGCCTGATCCGGCCCGACATCGTCTGGTTCGGCGAGGCGCTGCCCGAAGGGCCGTGGCAACACGCCGTCGCGGCGACCGAAGCCGCCGACGTGGTGGTGGTGGTGGGGACCTCCGCGATCGTCTACCCGGCGGCCGGGCTACCGGAGCTGGCGCTGGCACGCGGCATTCCGGTGATCGAGGTCAATCCCGAGCCGACACCGCTGTCGCGCGGCGCGACGATCTGTGTTCGCCAGTCGGCGAGTCGGGCGTTGCCCGGGTTGTTGCAGCGGCTGCCCGCCTTGCTCACGTAG
- a CDS encoding (deoxy)nucleoside triphosphate pyrophosphohydrolase has product MPTQIVVAGAIICGSTVLVAQRARPPELAGRWELPGGKVAAGETERAALTRELAEELGLDDVAVGARLGNDIPLGDTVILRAYRVRLLGGKPDARDHRALRWVTAEQLHDLDWVPADRGWLPDLAKALWTAVPQPPFS; this is encoded by the coding sequence ATGCCGACGCAGATCGTCGTGGCGGGAGCCATCATCTGCGGCTCCACAGTCCTGGTGGCGCAACGGGCTAGGCCGCCGGAGCTGGCCGGGCGCTGGGAGCTTCCCGGCGGCAAGGTCGCCGCCGGCGAAACCGAGCGCGCCGCCCTGACACGGGAACTGGCCGAGGAGCTCGGGCTCGACGACGTCGCCGTGGGTGCCCGCTTGGGCAACGACATTCCGTTGGGCGACACCGTAATACTGCGGGCCTACCGGGTGCGGCTGCTCGGCGGCAAACCGGATGCGCGTGACCACCGCGCGCTGCGCTGGGTGACGGCGGAGCAACTGCACGATCTGGACTGGGTGCCGGCCGACCGCGGCTGGCTACCCGACCTCGCGAAGGCGCTCTGGACGGCGGTTCCACAGCCGCCTTTCAGCTAA
- a CDS encoding PPE family protein: MVFDFALLPPEVNSARMYTGPGSSSLRAAAASWELLAAELHSAAGMYRAVVMDLTSMRWSGPSSMSMAAAVIPYVDWLTGTAEQAGHTAAQATAAATAFEQAFTMTVPPALIAANRAQLLALIATNFFGQNTAAIATTEAQYLQMWAQDATAMHDYTLASAAAWKLTPFVSPQSDTNPGGLSAQHAAVTHAATKAPTPPTPPSNKGNWIGNLLKDIGAALTAVGLPEVGLPLYELGVFVNTLKLPKILKDDFTALDALFAWYSTMGSVTGVSGMANGIINTEKSLGLISGVAQPVADTAPKVAPALLAPLNAIAKSLSGATMRAGGVLGGQVSATARSAGTIGQLSVPPSWATPQATVAAKTFQAATPLSTLPTSDAAPAAMPGLPGMPSAATGRAGVIPRYGLKMTVMSRPLSGG, translated from the coding sequence ATCGTGTTTGATTTTGCGCTGTTGCCACCAGAGGTGAATTCGGCCCGGATGTACACCGGTCCGGGATCGAGCTCGCTGCGGGCCGCCGCAGCCAGCTGGGAACTACTGGCAGCCGAACTGCACTCCGCGGCCGGCATGTACCGAGCGGTGGTGATGGACCTGACCAGCATGCGGTGGAGCGGTCCGTCGTCGATGTCGATGGCCGCCGCGGTCATTCCCTATGTGGATTGGCTGACCGGCACCGCCGAGCAGGCTGGACACACCGCGGCCCAGGCAACCGCCGCCGCGACGGCCTTTGAGCAGGCCTTCACGATGACGGTGCCGCCGGCGCTGATCGCCGCCAACCGCGCCCAGCTGCTCGCGCTGATCGCCACCAACTTCTTCGGCCAAAACACCGCCGCGATCGCCACCACCGAAGCCCAATACCTGCAGATGTGGGCCCAAGACGCCACCGCAATGCACGACTACACCCTCGCCTCGGCCGCAGCATGGAAGCTGACCCCGTTTGTCTCCCCGCAATCCGACACCAACCCCGGCGGGCTCAGCGCTCAACACGCCGCAGTCACCCACGCCGCCACCAAGGCCCCCACACCCCCGACGCCCCCGTCGAACAAGGGCAACTGGATCGGAAACCTGCTCAAAGACATCGGAGCGGCGTTGACCGCGGTCGGCCTACCCGAGGTCGGGCTGCCGCTCTACGAATTGGGCGTATTCGTCAACACCTTGAAGCTCCCCAAGATCCTCAAAGACGACTTCACCGCCCTCGACGCCCTGTTCGCCTGGTACTCCACCATGGGCTCGGTGACCGGCGTCAGCGGCATGGCCAACGGGATCATCAATACCGAGAAGAGCCTCGGCTTGATTTCCGGCGTGGCCCAACCCGTGGCCGACACCGCACCCAAAGTCGCCCCGGCCCTGCTGGCCCCGCTCAATGCCATCGCCAAATCACTATCCGGAGCAACCATGCGCGCCGGAGGCGTCCTGGGCGGTCAAGTCTCGGCCACCGCGCGCAGCGCAGGCACCATCGGACAACTGTCGGTGCCCCCCTCCTGGGCCACACCCCAGGCCACCGTCGCCGCCAAAACATTCCAGGCCGCCACCCCCCTGAGCACACTGCCCACCAGCGACGCCGCACCCGCAGCCATGCCCGGCCTACCCGGAATGCCCTCCGCCGCAACCGGACGCGCCGGCGTCATACCCCGATACGGACTCAAAATGACCGTAATGTCACGCCCACTCTCCGGAGGCTAA
- a CDS encoding DUF3761 domain-containing protein — protein sequence MIPASGHLCQPQRTEDITCLGVRMFRSLAGVVAVAAGTVGTGVIAHASTASAGWMCPPDSYQNSSGVCVPRPDSSNGDVTAICRDGSHSHSQHRNGTCSGHGGVGQWCPCSFLSGHFQRNPATAPRRYTVIAHADADRRGGSHHLRLHSPGGATG from the coding sequence ATGATTCCCGCATCGGGCCATCTCTGTCAACCACAGCGCACAGAGGACATTACGTGTTTGGGGGTCCGCATGTTTCGCTCGTTAGCAGGCGTGGTAGCAGTCGCCGCGGGAACGGTCGGTACCGGCGTTATCGCGCACGCGTCAACGGCGTCAGCCGGCTGGATGTGCCCGCCGGATAGCTATCAGAATTCGAGCGGTGTTTGCGTTCCGCGTCCGGACAGCTCGAACGGCGACGTCACCGCGATTTGCCGGGACGGCTCGCATTCGCACAGCCAGCATCGCAATGGCACCTGCTCCGGTCACGGCGGAGTCGGCCAATGGTGTCCGTGCAGCTTCTTGTCCGGACACTTCCAACGGAATCCGGCGACAGCACCGCGACGGTATACCGTGATTGCCCATGCCGACGCAGATCGTCGTGGCGGGAGCCATCATCTGCGGCTCCACAGTCCTGGTGGCGCAACGGGCTAG
- a CDS encoding mannosyltransferase, with amino-acid sequence MRVDSTSAVPTARTTRWQMRAAPLLLILSVAARFAWTYLAPNGANFVDLHVYVGGAAALDHPGTLYSYVYADQTPDFPLPFTYPPFAAVAFYPLHLLPFGLLALLWQIATMAALYGSVRISQRLLGVPAGRGHRAAMLWTAIAIWLEPLRSTFDYGQINVLLMLAALWAVYSTRWWLSGVLVGVAAGIKLTPAITAVYFVGVRRWLAGAASAVAFLASVGVSVLIVGDQARYYFTDLLGDARRVGPVATSFNQSWRGAISRILGHDAGLGPLVLAAIAITAVLAVLAWRALGASDQVGKLLVVELFGLLLSPISWTHHWVWLVPLMIWLLQGPLHERLGARIIGWGWLALTMIGVPWLLSFAQPTIWVISRPWYLAWAGLVYPAATLATLAWVAATRRRSR; translated from the coding sequence ATGCGGGTAGACAGCACTTCAGCCGTCCCGACGGCGAGAACCACCCGGTGGCAGATGCGGGCAGCGCCACTGCTGCTGATCCTGAGCGTCGCCGCGCGATTCGCCTGGACCTACCTGGCGCCCAACGGCGCGAACTTCGTCGACCTGCACGTCTATGTGGGCGGGGCGGCAGCTCTGGATCACCCGGGCACCCTGTACAGCTACGTGTACGCCGACCAGACGCCGGACTTCCCGCTGCCGTTCACCTATCCACCGTTCGCTGCGGTCGCCTTCTATCCGCTGCACCTGCTGCCGTTCGGCCTGCTTGCGTTGCTGTGGCAGATCGCGACGATGGCCGCGCTGTACGGCTCCGTACGGATCAGCCAGCGCCTCTTGGGCGTGCCGGCCGGTCGCGGTCACCGGGCCGCGATGCTGTGGACGGCGATCGCCATCTGGCTCGAGCCGTTGCGCAGCACCTTCGACTACGGGCAGATCAACGTCTTGCTGATGTTGGCGGCACTATGGGCGGTGTACAGCACCCGTTGGTGGCTGTCCGGTGTGCTGGTCGGGGTGGCGGCCGGGATCAAGCTGACGCCGGCGATCACCGCCGTCTATTTCGTTGGGGTAAGGCGCTGGCTTGCCGGGGCCGCGTCGGCGGTGGCGTTTTTGGCCAGTGTCGGCGTGTCGGTGCTGATCGTCGGGGACCAGGCGCGCTACTACTTCACCGACCTGTTGGGTGATGCTCGCCGGGTCGGGCCCGTTGCCACGTCGTTCAATCAGTCCTGGCGGGGCGCGATTTCGCGGATTCTCGGACACGACGCCGGCTTGGGTCCGCTGGTGCTGGCGGCGATTGCCATCACGGCGGTGCTGGCTGTCCTGGCGTGGCGGGCGCTGGGTGCGTCCGATCAGGTGGGCAAGTTGCTGGTGGTCGAGTTGTTCGGGCTGTTGCTTTCGCCGATTTCGTGGACCCACCACTGGGTGTGGCTGGTGCCGCTGATGATCTGGCTGTTGCAGGGGCCGCTGCACGAGCGCCTCGGAGCCCGAATCATCGGCTGGGGCTGGCTGGCGCTGACCATGATCGGCGTGCCGTGGTTGCTCAGCTTCGCCCAGCCCACCATCTGGGTGATCAGCCGGCCCTGGTATCTGGCTTGGGCCGGACTGGTCTATCCGGCGGCGACGCTGGCGACCTTGGCCTGGGTGGCCGCGACGCGCCGAAGGTCACGCTGA
- a CDS encoding HhH-GPD-type base excision DNA repair protein: MVKLQLAQDQAADALLDSNPFALLVGMLLDQQVPLETAFAGPKKIADRMGGFDAGEIADYDPEKFAALCSEKPAIHRFPGSMAKRIQALAQIVVDRYGGDAAAVWTAGEPDGTELLRRLNGLPGFGEQKARIFVALLGKQYGVTPPGWREAAGPFGQPGTYISVADIVDARSLGQVRSHKKQMKAESKKSK, encoded by the coding sequence GTGGTGAAACTGCAGCTTGCCCAGGACCAGGCCGCCGACGCGCTGCTCGACTCCAACCCGTTCGCACTGCTGGTCGGCATGCTCCTTGATCAGCAGGTTCCGCTGGAGACCGCCTTCGCCGGGCCCAAGAAGATCGCCGACCGGATGGGCGGCTTCGACGCCGGTGAGATAGCGGACTACGACCCAGAGAAGTTCGCCGCACTGTGCTCGGAAAAGCCTGCGATACATCGGTTTCCGGGTTCGATGGCCAAACGCATCCAGGCGCTCGCGCAGATCGTCGTGGACCGCTACGGTGGGGACGCGGCCGCCGTGTGGACCGCCGGCGAACCCGATGGTACCGAGTTGCTGCGGCGGCTCAACGGGTTGCCCGGTTTCGGCGAACAAAAGGCCCGGATCTTTGTGGCGTTGCTCGGCAAGCAGTACGGCGTGACGCCGCCGGGCTGGCGGGAAGCCGCCGGACCGTTCGGTCAACCCGGCACCTATATCTCCGTCGCCGATATCGTCGACGCCCGCTCGCTCGGGCAGGTGCGCTCGCACAAGAAGCAGATGAAGGCAGAATCCAAGAAATCCAAGTAA
- a CDS encoding DUF5302 domain-containing protein, producing MAASKSPEDETKRKFREALDRKLAKSAGGSDHKDGGAKQPRAHGPLESRREFRRKSG from the coding sequence ATGGCTGCATCGAAGTCCCCGGAGGACGAGACCAAGCGCAAGTTCCGCGAAGCCCTCGACCGCAAGCTGGCCAAGTCGGCGGGTGGATCGGATCATAAGGACGGCGGCGCCAAGCAACCGCGGGCACACGGTCCGCTGGAGAGCCGACGGGAATTCCGCCGCAAGAGCGGCTAA
- a CDS encoding PPOX class F420-dependent oxidoreductase, translating into MGRHVFDDKLLAVISGNSIGVLATIKRDGRPQLSNVRYHFDPRTLVFQVSITEPRAKTRNLRRDPRASILVDADDGWSYAVAEGTAELTPPAAAPGDDTVEALIALYRNIAGEHPDWDEYREAMVTDRRVVLTLPISHVYGLPPGKR; encoded by the coding sequence ATGGGACGCCACGTCTTCGACGACAAGCTGTTGGCCGTGATCAGCGGCAACTCCATCGGAGTGCTGGCCACCATCAAACGCGACGGACGTCCCCAGCTGTCCAACGTGCGGTATCACTTCGACCCCCGCACCCTGGTGTTTCAGGTGTCGATCACCGAGCCGCGCGCCAAGACCCGCAACCTGCGCCGGGACCCGCGCGCGTCGATCCTGGTCGATGCCGACGACGGATGGTCCTATGCCGTCGCCGAGGGCACCGCGGAGCTGACGCCGCCGGCGGCCGCGCCGGGCGACGACACCGTGGAGGCGCTAATTGCCTTGTACCGCAACATCGCTGGTGAGCATCCGGATTGGGACGAATACCGCGAGGCGATGGTCACCGATCGGCGGGTGGTGCTGACCCTGCCGATCTCGCACGTTTACGGTCTGCCGCCGGGTAAGCGGTAG